A part of Capsicum annuum cultivar UCD-10X-F1 chromosome 6, UCD10Xv1.1, whole genome shotgun sequence genomic DNA contains:
- the LOC107875518 gene encoding extensin-like isoform X2 — protein sequence MMKPTTVFALFFLLQSTTILSFVAANYSAATSPYGGNTPPPSTSQPPPYHGYQPPSAPTSPPPRHAPPGHAHPPPSLGHVPPSVGSPPHGGHLPPPSPVISPPYSPPSYVAPPPSHGGGHPPSHGHTPPSPSQGRTSPPKGHVPPGRHHPPRHHQPSPPSHHGHPPPPTHSPPPPTYAQPPPTPIYLPPPPQVQPPPPTYSPPPPTYSPPSHEPSSHGHAPPPKRHTPPGGHHQPSHHQPSPPSHHGYPPPPTYSPPPPTYSQPSPPPHSPPSHGHAPPPKGHTPPKGHPPPSHHQPSPPSHHGHPPPPTYSPPPPTYSKPSPPPHSQPSHGHTPPPKGHKPPRGHHPPSHHQPSPPSHHGHPPPTHSPPPPTYSPPXXXXXXXXXPPPTHSPPPPTYSPPPPPPTYSHPPPAQSPPLPPTYLPPPTYSPRPPPPPYSHPPPAQSPSPPTYSHPPPAQSPPPPTYSHPPPAQSPSPPTYSHPPPAQSPPPPTYSHPPPAQSPPPSPTYSPPPPRSPSLPTYSPPPPTSPPPPPPTHSPPPPPPTTYSPPSPPYGLP from the exons ATGATGAAGCCAACAACTGTTTTCGCCTTGTTTTTCCTGCTACAGAGCACTACTATTCTTTCTTTTGTTGCTGCAAACTATTCTGCAGCAACATCACCATATGGTGGTAATACTCCTCCGCCTAGTACCAGCCAACCACCACCTTATCATGGCTATCAACCGCCGAGTGCTCCAACTTCACCACCTCCGAGACATGCTCCACCAGGCCATGCCCACCCACCACCTTCCCTTGGTCATGTACCACCATCTGTCGGTAGTCCGCCGCATGGAGGACATTTACCGCCCCCGTCCCCCGTGATTTCTCCACCTTATTCACCACCATCATATGTTGCTCCTCCACCTTCTCATGGTGGCGGCCATCCACCATCTCATGGTCACACACCACCTTCACCTTCTCAAGGACGTACATCGCCTCCTAAAGGACACGTACCACCTGGAAGACATCATCCTCCAAGGCATCATCAGCCTTCACCTCCAAGTCATCATGGACATCCTCCACCACCAACTCACTCGCCTCCTCCACCTACATATGCACAACCACCGCCAACACCAATTTATTTGCCGCCACCTCCTCAAGTGCAACCTCCACCTCCGACTTATTCACCTCCTCCACCTACATATTCACCACCATCACACGAGCCATCTTCACATGGACATGCACCACCTCCTAAAAGGCACACGCCCCCCGGAGGACATCACCAACCAAGCCATCATCAGCCTTCACCTCCGAGTCATCATGGATATCCTCCACCACCGACTTATTCACCTCCTCCACCTACGTACTCACAGCCATCACCACCACCACATTCACCGCCTTCACATGGACATGCACCACCTCCCAAAGGGCACACACCACCCAAAGGACATCCTCCTCCTAGTCATCATCAACCTTCGCCTCCGAGTCATCATGGACATCCTCCACCACCGACTTATTCACCTCCCCCACCTACATACTCAAAACCATCTCCACCACCACATTCACAGCCTTCACATGGACACACACCACCCCCTAAAGGGCACAAGCCACCCAGAGGACATCATCCACCAAGCCATCATCAACCTTCACCTCCGAGTCATCATGGACATCCACCACCAACTCACTCACCTCCTCCACCAACATACTCCCCTCCNNNNNNNNNNNNNNNNNNNNNNNNNN ATCCACCACCAACTCACTCACCTCCTCCACCAACATACTCCCCTCCGCCACCTCCACCAACGTACTCGCATCCTCCACCTGCACAATCACCCCCACTCCCACCAACATACTTGCCTCCACCAACGTACTCCCCTCGTCCACCTCCACCACCATACTCGCATCCTCCACCTGCACAATCACCATCTCCACCAACATACTCACATCCTCCACCTGCACAATCACCACCTCCACCAACATACTCGCATCCTCCACCTGCACAATCACCATCTCCACCAACATACTCACATCCTCCACCTGCACAATCACCACCTCCACCAACATACTCGCATCCTCCACCTGCACAATCACCACCACCTTCACCAACATACTCCCCTCCACCACCACGGTCTCCTTCTCTGCCTACATACTCCCCTCCACCACCAACGTCCCCACCTCCACCTCCACCTACACATTCgcctccaccaccaccaccaactacATATTCACCCCCTTCTCCGCCATACGGTCTTCCATAA
- the LOC107875517 gene encoding serine/threonine-protein phosphatase PP1 isozyme 2, translated as MAQNGQGIEPAVLDDIINRLLEFRNARTVRQVQLSEAEIRSLCTAAREIFLQQPNLLELEAPIKICGDIHGQYGDLLRLFEYGGFPPQSNYLFLGDYVDRGKQSLETICLLLAYKIKYPENFFLLRGNHECASINRIYGFYDECKRRFNVRLWKVFTDCFNCLPVAALIDDKILCMHGGLSPDLTDLDLIRNLPRPTDVPDSGLLCDLLWSDPSREVKGWGMNDRGVSYTFGPDKVAEFLMQHDMDLVCRAHQVVEDGYEFFAERQLVTVFSAPNYCGEFDNAGAMMSVDENLMCSFQILKPTDRKPRFL; from the exons ATGGCTCAAAATGGGCAAGGGATAGAGCCTGCTGTTCTTGATGACATAATCAACAGGCTATTGGAGTTTAGGAATGCAAGAACTGTGAGACAGGTTCAGCTTTCTGAAGCTGAGATTCGCTCTCTTTGTACTGCTGCAAGAGAAATCTTCCTTCAGCAGCCTAATCTTTTGGAGCTTGAAGCTCCTATCAAGATCTGCG GTGATATTCATGGACAATATGGTGATCTGCTGAGGCTTTTTGAATATGGTGGATTCCCTCCCCaatcaaattatttgtttttaGGGGACTATGTGGATCGCGGCAAACAGAGCTTGGAGACTATATGCCTTCTACTTGCTTACAAAATTAAATACCCTGAGAACTTCTTTCTGTTAAGAGGGAATCATGAATGTGCTTCTATTAACCGgatatatggattttatgatgaatGTAAGCGCCGATTCAATGTGAGGTTGTGGAAAGTCTTCACTGATTGCTTCAACTGTCTTCCCGTGGCAGCTCTCATAGATGATAAAATACTTTGCATGCACGGTGGCCTTTCTCCTGATCTAACAGACTTAGATCTGATACGAAATTTACCTCGTCCAACGGATGTTCCAGATTCCGGTTTGCTTTGTGATTTACTTTGGTCAGATCCTAGTAGGGAAGTTAAAGGTTGGGGAATGAATGACAGGGGCGTCTCATATACCTTTGGTCCTGATAAAGTGGCAGAGTTCTTGATGCAACATGATATGGACCTTGTTTGTCGTGCCCATCAG GTTGTGGAGGATGGCTATGAATTTTTTGCTGAAAGGCAGCTAGTTACAGTATTTTCTGCACCAAACTACTGTGGCGAATTTGATAATGCTGGTGCAATGATGAGTGTGGATGAAAATCTGATGTGCTCTTTCCAGATTTTGAAGCCAACAGATAGAAAACCTCGGTTCTTATGA
- the LOC107875518 gene encoding extensin-like isoform X1, protein MMKPTTVFALFFLLQSTTILSFVAANYSAATSPYGGNTPPPSTSQPPPYHGYQPPSAPTSPPPRHAPPGHAHPPPSLGHVPPSVGSPPHGGHLPPPSPVISPPYSPPSYVAPPPSHGGGHPPSHGHTPPSPSQGRTSPPKGHVPPGRHHPPRHHQPSPPSHHGHPPPPTHSPPPPTYAQPPPTPIYLPPPPQVQPPPPTYSPPPPTYSPPSHEPSSHGHAPPPKRHTPPGGHHQPSHHQPSPPSHHGYPPPPTYSPPPPTYSQPSPPPHSPPSHGHAPPPKGHTPPKGHPPPSHHQPSPPSHHGHPPPPTYSPPPPTYSKPSPPPHSQPSHGHTPPPKGHKPPRGHHPPSHHQPSPPSHHGHPPPTHSPPPPTYSPPPPPPTYSHPPPAQSPPLPPTYLPPPTYSPRPPPPPYSHPPPAQSPSPPTYSHPPPAQSPPPPTYSHPPPAQSPSPPTYSHPPPAQSPPPPTYSHPPPAQSPPPSPTYSPPPPRSPSLPTYSPPPPTSPPPPPPTHSPPPPPPTTYSPPSPPYGLP, encoded by the exons ATGATGAAGCCAACAACTGTTTTCGCCTTGTTTTTCCTGCTACAGAGCACTACTATTCTTTCTTTTGTTGCTGCAAACTATTCTGCAGCAACATCACCATATGGTGGTAATACTCCTCCGCCTAGTACCAGCCAACCACCACCTTATCATGGCTATCAACCGCCGAGTGCTCCAACTTCACCACCTCCGAGACATGCTCCACCAGGCCATGCCCACCCACCACCTTCCCTTGGTCATGTACCACCATCTGTCGGTAGTCCGCCGCATGGAGGACATTTACCGCCCCCGTCCCCCGTGATTTCTCCACCTTATTCACCACCATCATATGTTGCTCCTCCACCTTCTCATGGTGGCGGCCATCCACCATCTCATGGTCACACACCACCTTCACCTTCTCAAGGACGTACATCGCCTCCTAAAGGACACGTACCACCTGGAAGACATCATCCTCCAAGGCATCATCAGCCTTCACCTCCAAGTCATCATGGACATCCTCCACCACCAACTCACTCGCCTCCTCCACCTACATATGCACAACCACCGCCAACACCAATTTATTTGCCGCCACCTCCTCAAGTGCAACCTCCACCTCCGACTTATTCACCTCCTCCACCTACATATTCACCACCATCACACGAGCCATCTTCACATGGACATGCACCACCTCCTAAAAGGCACACGCCCCCCGGAGGACATCACCAACCAAGCCATCATCAGCCTTCACCTCCGAGTCATCATGGATATCCTCCACCACCGACTTATTCACCTCCTCCACCTACGTACTCACAGCCATCACCACCACCACATTCACCGCCTTCACATGGACATGCACCACCTCCCAAAGGGCACACACCACCCAAAGGACATCCTCCTCCTAGTCATCATCAACCTTCGCCTCCGAGTCATCATGGACATCCTCCACCACCGACTTATTCACCTCCCCCACCTACATACTCAAAACCATCTCCACCACCACATTCACAGCCTTCACATGGACACACACCACCCCCTAAAGGGCACAAGCCACCCAGAGGACATCATCCACCAAGCCATCATCAACCTTCACCTCCGAGTCATCATGGACATCCACCACCAACTCACTCACCTCCTCCACCAAC ATACTCCCCTCCGCCACCTCCACCAACGTACTCGCATCCTCCACCTGCACAATCACCCCCACTCCCACCAACATACTTGCCTCCACCAACGTACTCCCCTCGTCCACCTCCACCACCATACTCGCATCCTCCACCTGCACAATCACCATCTCCACCAACATACTCACATCCTCCACCTGCACAATCACCACCTCCACCAACATACTCGCATCCTCCACCTGCACAATCACCATCTCCACCAACATACTCACATCCTCCACCTGCACAATCACCACCTCCACCAACATACTCGCATCCTCCACCTGCACAATCACCACCACCTTCACCAACATACTCCCCTCCACCACCACGGTCTCCTTCTCTGCCTACATACTCCCCTCCACCACCAACGTCCCCACCTCCACCTCCACCTACACATTCgcctccaccaccaccaccaactacATATTCACCCCCTTCTCCGCCATACGGTCTTCCATAA